The Coffea arabica cultivar ET-39 chromosome 2c, Coffea Arabica ET-39 HiFi, whole genome shotgun sequence genome includes the window CAAATGCGCCCTTAATTAGCTTAGACTCACGTGGAGTAAGAACTGGTATCTTTGAACCAGCATTCTTCTTTACGATGTCCGGATAGTCTCCAAACACCATTGGATGCATAAACCTGCAGTCGAATTGTGGATAAACGATAAAAGCAAGCTTATCTTTTGCTCAAGCTCCAAAGGGAAGAAAGCATCTTGCTACTTGCTAGAGATGATGAAATGCATAATGAAGGCATTTATCCGCCTAAGGTTCATAACTCACCAAccaatataaaaatcaatgaCTCTTTGAGTTGCAGTTACATCTTCTGTAGCATTAGAATATGGAGAAAACCAATAAGAATAGATGTTTAGTCCCACAAAACCATGTTGAACAGCCTGCACAGAGCGTATTATTTCAGTTATTTGACGTATTCGACAAGATGCTTCCGAGATATGAACATTAAAAAGAATCCACTAATAAAAAGCTTAAAGAGAAAGATCAATTTCTTGTTATCCTATTCCTTTTTAGCAGATAGAAGGTAAGAACTCAATTGATCAGGGTGCATTATACTACAAACATTGGCAGGAGAAGCAGCAGCCCTATCACTAAATTGTCTTTCCATTCCCAGACCTATTAAGCTGCCCATTTTTCCAGTCCTTATTGGTATTTGGTCTCTATTGCAAAGCTATTCTTCTATTCTTCCAGTTAAATCAAGTCCCAGGAGCCCCGGCAACCAATCGCTGTTTCTATGAAACGAATGCAAACAGACTGAATATTGATATTCCACCTTCATAAAAAACATGagtttcttgattgaaatcGAAGAGTTGATAGACATGTTTAGAAACAGAACTCTTCCAACGTGAATGACTAGACAAGGCTCAGTTTATAGCAAAAATGAGTCCAATAACAATTAGACAAGTATCCCAGTATTCACATATATGGACACCTAAAGCCACTACTATGTGCTATAAGAAGAAGTATAAATGGGCACAAGTAAAAGATACTTGTACAAATTGATATTGTAAATTTGACACAACTAATGTACACGGGCAAAATTCCATGTGCAACCCTAGTTAGCATTTGCTTAAGATTCCAATGATCCAAAGGATCAATAAGATGGTGGTTCAAAAGGGTTGGAATAATCCCAGTTAACACCAGCGACTAACAGTAGTTACTAAACATAGTGCCGCCTCTTTAGATGCAGAGAGTGTTTATGGTTGAACTTTGGATTTATCAAAAACCAAGAATCTAATAGGGCCAATAGGACAAAATCATATTTCCATAGTTGTTCTAGCACTATCAAGATACTGAATGCCAGATCATGTGGGAAAATTATGGAATAAAATACCATAGTTATACCTTATACTTTTTGTAGTATAGTTTCACGGCAGATGAATGTGCCAGCAACATGTTATGACCAGCAATATATGGCTCAGTTACAGAATCACCCTCGGTACACATCTGTCCAAATGGAAAAGAGCAGCGCCATGGGGGTGTTAGTCCATTATCATAACCACCTATGGCAAATACGTTGCCCTCATTTATGGTAGTCCAATACAAAACCCTGTCACCAAATTCTTTGAAGCACACATCGGCATAGGCAGTAAAGTCTTTCCTGCAGTCACAAACTTTTTAGTGTTTTGTATTTAATCCCATAACAAGCACAAAACAAGCTTAAATGTGCATGGATCAATTTAACAAATAACGAATGCTTACACTATTTGCCGACTAAACCATCCCCCATATTCATCTTCAAGAACTTGTGGGGTATCAAGGTGAAGCAGTGTGACATGTGGTTGAATTCCTGTGTGAAATCCAGAGAGTTGAAACGTAAAACATAAGATGATAAGAAACTCCGATAGATTGTCAACAGCATTTTGGCTACGTCCTTGTAAGATAAAGATTTGACATTATCATCTCATGTGCGCAAGAGTTCACAAAAAGCAGATTTTGCAAATGTAGTTATCACTCAGGAAGAAATACTGTTTCAGCACTTGATGTGGAAGAATTAGACATTCTCAAGTGCGTTAACCCTGCTATGCCTTAAAGAAGAGGAACATAATAAACTTACCACGTTTGAGGAGTTCATTAATGAGATTGTTGTAATATTCTAAGCCTTTGGGGTTGACATGGCCTCTTCCATCTGAAAAGAGAAATTAGAAAACTATGGGAAGGAAGAAATAAGATGTGCAATGATCATGTATAGGTAGTACAACAGAAGTAAACATACTAGGAATAAGTCTTGACCAGGAAACAGAGAATCTGTAAGCCTCCAAACTCGTGTCTACCATGTGTTGAACATCTTCCTGAAACAGATAAATTTCCTGAAGTGAACTGCATAGTAATGTTAACAAGATGAAGCTTGATTCTATCATTTGCTAACGACAAACATCATGGTAATTGTAAGAAGATTCAAATAGCAACCCACTGAGATCCACATAACCAACAATGTGATCTCTCTCAACCAGAAAATACTTCAAGCGGCTGCCTACTGGAGCAGAATTCAGTACTATTGCAGAATTGTCAGAGGTACTTATGCATGTAATCAGGAATTGCCCCAGGCAGTGAACACTTAGCCTGATAATTAATAGTTATGATAGTGGCTGcaggttttttgtttttcttaatgaGTTTGTCTTTGGTTGTATGGACGTAATGTGAAGCTATGCTGCTGCTAAGTGTTTCATTGCTTCTCAGCGAAACAACTGTCATGATGGCCTAAAAGATTGTTAGAAAAAAGTTTGCAGTTATAGTAATACATAAAAAATTGAGATTCAGATGCTTCATGTGCTTGAGATGCTATTAAGATAGAAGATTAGTTTTTACCAAGAAAGTCATAAAGGTGAGGGCTACTTCAGATTTCTGTTTTTGGTTTTGGTAGGAAGAGGGGGAAGTAAGAGAGATCAGATTTGATTCATAACTCTGTTACGATTAGCAATTACTTTTGGTATATATGTAGCATAAAATTATACCTCGTTTTCTCAGGTGTAAGTGTTACAGTCTGCTGCTAATTGGAAAGTTTTAAATAGCTTAACTTGAAGCTTCTATGACTCGACTACTTGCTACTAGAAAAACGACTTTCGTAGGTGCCAATTACTATCCACTGCTTCAGAAAATCAATTGACTAGATTACAATTTCCAGGCAGGCTAACAAACACCTAATCCTTATTAAGTCTCACATTTTGGGGGATTAGATGCCATAGCAATTGGTCTTGAGACAATGTAGAAACTGACACAGTCAAGGATGTGGATGCTAACAAAATAAGTAGACATACTAGCAATAAATGTGTGCTCAACAATAGAGCATTTTCGATCTCCACCTAGCAAAAATCATTTTAGAAGATAATAATTAATAGCCATTAACTGTCTCCAGCAAAATTGAACCACAATTTGGGAACAATATCAGGTAAACTTAGATTTGCAATTGAAGTTGCAATGTCATCACTAGGCCAAAAAGCGTAAAACTGGACCTAAATGTTCACCTTGTATTTGTGGTATTGATCACATGCTATGTCTCCAGAGGCTCctttagaaaaccctaaacatATTCAAGAATAAAGCCTCGGTTACAAATTCAGGAAAAAACAAAAGCTTTCTAATTAGTAAAGTGTCCACTATGCACTCCTTAATGCCCTTCTACACCCTTTAATGCTTCAACCAGGGCTACAAAGAATCAAGCCGCTGACGAGCCGACTCAGtcaaagctcgactcgagttcgtTCAACATCAAGTTGGAGTCAACTTCGAGTTCGAACTCAAGCACAAAGAAACTCAACTTATTAGTTTGCAAGCCGACTCgattatatgtgtgtgtgtaaatCTTTTCtgcactgacagtgtatacatttaCGGGTTTAGAGTTGGGACCAAGTGGTTACCAGTGGAAGGTGCTACCGCTGGACTATTCACGCGGGAACAGATTTTGTCATTATATAGATACATCAACgtttttaccaaaaataaaaatatacataaactttaaaatatgtttaatacttcataaagaaaaaatttgccAACAggagagcttttttttttttttttttgtcaaacaacTCAACTCTATTTGTACTTGCAACTTAACAGTAAAAGCATAGCCAAATTACCTAGTTTTTGGTGCtaaaattacaatgaaatcATGTGACTGACATCCCACAATTCATTATCAGTTGAGTAAATAGAGGATCCTCCATATACTCCTTAACGGAGAGACTCAATTGCGAATGGGTGAACTAAAATGTCAATGGTTTGAAAGCAATTATTCAAAATACGTAGATGAAATTTGATCTAAAAGGTTGATTTTTGCACGTACCATGAGAGAAGGGGAGAGCAATATCATGCATTCGAATTGCATTTTCTGGGAAAGTTTTTTACTATAATATTTTTTGCTATGTGATCTATGTGAAATGGAAAAGTATTTGAGAAACGTGCTTAAGGAAAGTTTCAAAAAGTTCTTCTAAATAataggataaaaaaaaattggaatccAAACGACCACCTACCATATGGACATTCCACGACTTTTGATACACTCCATGAGGATTTACAAGAATGAGATGTTAGAAATTCACTTACAACAGAATACATCTTATGCCTCCACATAAATCAACTTCATCATGCCCATAATGCAACTTTTTTCTGAATACAAATGTAGCAGAACAAGCAACAAAGAAAGCAATacataaatcaactaaataGTCATTGCGCTACCCATCTTACGCCTCCACATAAATCAACTTCACCATACCAATAGTGCAGCTGTTTCTAAACACAAAAATATACCAGAACAATCAACAAAGAAAGCAGTACATTCTGCTAATTGTCATTACACTACCCATTTTTCCTTAGCAACATTAAGAAGTTCAAGCAATCTTCGGTGCAGTGAGTTGAAGGGAATCTAGAGAGTCACATAACTTGGATGCTGCAAAACACAAACATGTAAAGAAATGACAGTGTCAGAGCAGAAAGTGGCGTCAACAGTTTTTGTACTCCTGGTGACTCAAGCCTCAGCTATTGGTTATACTGGTAGTGTCACCAAAAACCTGGCCACAAAAGCAAAATTCAGTTGCCCAATTAGATCATCATAACACTCTTTGTTTGTCATTCCAGTCACATAAAAACATATTATGCATTTCCATTCTTGACAACCATATTTGACAATTTGGTCATTGCAAGAAAGAGGATCAAGGTTAGTTGCAGCTCTTTTACAACAGAGGTTCCAAGTCCAAAATCCTGAACACAACCCAAGGTGCCTGCTTCTGGTTATATAGTCAAATTTGAATGGTTAATTTGAGCCTCCCCCTTCTTGACCTACAGATGAAGTTCATAAACACCTATGTACATAGTCAATCTCAACAAGCACTTTAATTTACTTAACTTTTTTGGTGGACCAACTATAGCAAGCATGTAAAAGCTACAGCCTCACAAGAATTGACTATGCACCGGTAGTCAAGAGACACATTCCATCATCTTATGACAGGCTCAGTTGTCACCACCCCATCCTTCCTTTTTCTCCCTCTATAGAGGTCGATAAACAGGAAAAAAGGTATAGTGCTACAAACCTAAACAAATCCAACATCCCAAATCACGAACTTCAAAGATATTGAAATGCAAAGGAATAAAAAGCTTGCAACCAGCTCTCCCTCAAATCACCATCAATGTTCATCATCACAAAGACATCTGACACTGTCTGATGCATATAACATGTACGATGTATCCACTGACGTATAAAGTCCATCAGAAAAGCATGATCAAATTTAGTGTTCAACTAGCATGTGGAACTTGCTAAATTGCCTCAGGCAAGTGACTTTCTGCATTTATTGTTTGCCTTCCATATCTCTAATAATATTCTTTCACGTCAAGAAGTTTTGGAAGTTACTTTTCCAAGTTAGTTAAAGACACTTTTGATCTACAATAACCTAGGGTTTAGCTCCTACAAAGTATTAGGTTAAAGATTAATTAAGTAGGAACATAGTATCACCAGCTCATTCGGTCGCTCATTCTTTTCATTTTGTTGCTCTTCTCCCACATCATTttcatctttcatttaatttaaaattcttcaCCATGTTACCGTTTGTCATAACATGAAAAGTTCACTTGTTTCGGAGGAGGTCCAAATAATTTGTAtgcttttgaaacaaaattccttctctttttcttttaatagaATTGTCAGCTATACATGGTACAAACCATCTGCTTTGATACATATGACTTTATTTCATATTCAAAAACTATGAGAGTACTTCAATAGAAATTATATTTAACCCTTTATGATTCAACCCAACAATATAGCTTAGCTGCCATTAcataaggaaagaaaaaggaaaacatatgAACTCAAACTTCTCAGTTCATCAACAAAGTGACAAACTAATTTATTTCTGCATGTAAGCCTAGCCATATTCAGATCATTAATCCAAACAATAGAAATTGGCAGGTTGGTCCTAGTCACAAGGGCAAAAAATATAGTGCCACCAAATTCTCTCTTCTCAATCTCCTTGTCAGGCCACCATTAGATTCCCTCTTACAGTTATGCAGCAAAGGGTTAGAAAGAATAATGTCCTCAAATTCATCCTTAGAGCATATAATTCTAAGTAAGAGTTTCATGTCAGTACCAAGTTTTACAACTTATAGATGCAGGTGAAGCTTCACAAGGATATGAAAACCATAAAAACCCAACAACTGATTAGATATTTCTTTTGCGAATGATGACTATTACTAAACAATCCACAAcatactaaataaataaatacaaaacaAGATAACTCTCTTTGAGTACTTTTCCTGGGACCACTGGGAATTAGGGAGGGAGGACCAAGACCACAACATGGAAGTTATCGAGGTGGTTATGCACCCACCAAGCAGTGACCTCAAGGACAATCAAACACGTACAAGAAAGGATCTATGCAGTGATTGTTTGGAATTTAAAGGAACCTGCCTCCTGCTATTTTAATTACATGATGCATCTCAGTGAGAGATTTGATGCAAGTTAAGTTAGGTAATGAAGAAGAGAATGAAAGCAATGCACAACACAGAGGATGGAGCTTTTATTAGTGTTGGGGGAaggggggaggggaggggaggagaaGACAATTTCAAAGGGCAAGAAAAATTTAGAGATAAAAGGAGGTCCCCAGTCCACAGAGACCTGCACAGGGGAGATGAGGAGTGGAGACAGTGGTCCCCCTTAATGCTAACCCAGAAAAGACAAATGctgaaaaaggaaatgacaggataTCAAATAAGAATACACCTTATACTTCAGATAAAATCTTTCTTTATCAACTGCAGAAGATTTTATAGTTTAGTCCATAGAAGTCAATtgtaataaaagaaataaaaaagtgtCAAAGCTAAAGAAAGTAGTAAAAGAAATTGCCGAATGGGTCTCCTGTATCATGAGAACTACTAACTTATACCTCAGAGCTTCAAGTTTGCaataaaggaaccaaaaggtACCTATTTCGTAAGAATTGCTTTATGAGCTTTGTATGAAAGAATCACATTCCATATTAGAGCAATAAAGTTAGCAGCAAGGACCTGCAACAAGCAACATATAAAGGGACTGTAAGCGCCATTAAAAGAACAGTCCTTTCTGTTGATGAGTACAAGATCAACTACTAAGTTTACAAAATATCAGATCTTCTGAAACGATAAATTGTATCAAGAATGGCACCTatcatagaaaatttaaataaaccaaaatgaaAGAAGAATAAGGAAAAATAAGATATACATGTCTATCACCTAGGCTAACCTTAAAAGGAAATTCATTCATCAAGTACATGCTAGTTTTCATTTTGCTTAGAAAATGGACAAGAATGCTGGTAATTTATGTGGTAGACCTTAATGTAAAGCATTTTTCAAAAGATTaactttgttttgattttatgTAAAGGAAGTAATTAATTTATCATGTTTATATACAATTACTTAATTATCCAATGGGCTGTTGTCCATCTCGCAAAAGCACACATCAGGTAGAAAATAATCCATCGGATAAATTTCATTTGTCAAAGTAGGATACAAACTCATACTTTCTTTAACTAATTTGAAATCAAGCAGAACTTTATGATCAAACATGGAAGATTCACCaatcatatttgagcatcagtACTTGAAAATGGAATTTTGATTGTTGAAAGAACATGGAAAGGGCTATGCTTCATTCTATAGTTATAAGAGGCTGGCTTATGTCCCTTCAATAAATGATTTTACATCATCTTAGGTTCCCATCGTAAACGATGCAAAGTTTGAAGCTTTTCAATCCTCCAATTACAAGCCAGAGTCTGATTGGGTGAGGTCAGAAAATTCTGTTATTAAATTAAGATATACAACTAATATAATGAAGAAACAATTAGTAATTGTTTCCAATCTATCACACACTTCAAAGACCTTATCATACTATCATTCCCTCAAGGAATTTCAGAATCTCTTGCAATTACTCGTGCACTCACAAGCTGTAACTGGCTTAGCATAGCACTCGAGAAGACTAAGCAGTATGTCTCTCAGACTATCACTACAAAGATTTGACCTCACAAAATTCATTTATCGCTTGCTTTTAGTTAAGCTACTTGCAACAAATAATGCTCCCACAGTATCTAGATGACAGTAGTTTCCCGACAGGGCCTGCCAAAGACTatactggtttttttttttttattttgtaaataaaaGGTGCTAATAACAACAAATTCCTATTCCATGAGTACTTCAAACACCAACAACAATAGTGGCCATGTTCTCGCCATATTCTctcaaaatctaaaatttttctacttttctcttcAAACCAATAAGTTTTGAAGTCTTCATGATATTCATGCAATGTATAACTGGAACAATCATTCTGTAACAATGGAATAACTGTAAACGTCAGGTTTAAGTATTCTTTCATAATACACCAACATTAGCAGACAAAATGTTCTCTCGTGAACAGGCACAAAGCAATCCTATTTCAGTGAAAGTTAAATTCAGCAAATATTGAGATAGATGATGAACTTTAAACCTGAAATTGCTGTGGTACAAATCGGAAGTTAAGGAACTGAAAAGGAATCCATAATTGCCAATTGGCCACAACCGCAGAGAACCATTCCTACAATGTGAGATAAAGAATATAACCAAAACCAGCCAAGGGTTAAGTTCCTCCTATGCATGCCAGGAATCATGTTATTAATGTGACAAGGCATGGTGATCCTCAGAAAACcccaagaagaaaaaaggaagatgATGAAGATACAATTACTGATAATACCTGCTCAAGCTTAGGAATTACTTGTGATGGCCTTCCCTCCAGTGTTACCAATGTAGATAAGAAAAATCCAATGAAAatgggagagaaaagaaactgCAATACACAAGCTTTGTGAGACAAAAGATTGATGAGGTAAAAGTATTGCCATCAAATGATAGCTTAAACATGCCATCACATGGATCCTGCAAAACTCAATTAATCACCTGATCAAGAAAAAGGCGCAAGAAAGCGCCAGATGATCCAGGAATTGTGACCAATTTGCTCAAGTACAGGTACCTAATTGTATCACATGAGGCATTAACAAGACAATTAAGGGAGTAATATGAGAGTCACTTTAAATAACCAACTCATTTTACTGAATGTGATTGAAATAGTGAACTAAGGAAATGCCTCAGCATGTCATTGACTGAGAAACAAGTTACTTTTTAGTAGCCAATTAACAAAACCAAAAGAGTAAATCGGCTAGGGAAACAGATATATGGCAGCACACTACAATGACCTCTTATTTCTATTAGATTATCATGGTCCTAAATAGATTTTAGAAATCCACCAAGCTATTTCAGTATAGTTTCATAGACATGTTTCCTGTCCATAGAGCCATGGTAGACACAGATACAAGGACTTGACTCTCAAAAAGAGGAAGTAATTTAGTTTATTGAGCTGAATAAAAACTTTAGTCTGGTCAATGCCAGTTACCCAAGTACATCTCTTTCCCTTTTTACTACAGATATCATTACCAAAAATTTCCAGCACTTTCAGAAAGGCAAAATAGCAGGGCAGCAATAACATGCAAGTTCAAACAGATCTGAGAATTATAGTTCAAAACATTGACACTTTTCAGATGTGATTAAAAAGAGAATCTGAAGGCAATACCAGAAGTGCAAGGTTGGACCCACCAAAACCAGCCCCAACAATGTGAACAGAAATGTCCTCTTCCAGTCTAGTGAAGGTACTTGTTCAATTACAAGCTGAGGCATGAATGCACAAGCAGCACTTTAGCAAATCAAAAACTGGCCACCAATTGGCATAAAAAGATACACAATAATCTGGTTTTAATGGCTAGaacaaatttaagaaaattcacCACCAGATGCAataattttctatttctttataAAATATGGTCAAGATGAATCTATAGCCCAGTCTTGTTTTCATAGCATAAGCAAGAAAATCTTTATGACATCCATGACAAGATGcgacaaaattatagacaaaaCTTGCCAAAAAAAGTTGGACATATGCAGAGCACTAGGACATACCCCACTGATAGCTCACATCCTATTCATGCAAGTCCAAAGTGATGCATACTTCAACCTTGTGCCTTCAAAAGGATATTGTGCACTAGTGCTTTTCATGCAGAGTGTTGAGACCTTATTTGAATGTTCCTTGAACTAAGCTTTTAATTAAGAGCTTAAATTTCCTTCCAAGGTCCAAACCTAAGGGAGCTAATTGTTATTTGACTACTAAAGCTTGTTTAGATAATTCCATTACTTGTATGACTAGGATTGTTCTATTTCTACTAAATGGCAAATCTGATTTAAGATATTATTTCAGGGGAAAAGTAACATCAACTGATCCCAAAAgcaacaaatacattcattaatAAAGGGTACAAAGCACATTGTACAAGGAGGATTTTGGCAGCAAGCATTCAGTTTGGATCTGGTGTGTGAAACCATCTCTTCTGAGGAGTGACCCATGCATCAAGGTAGGTTTGATTCCTAAGTTGCCAAATTTTTCTTCTCACCACAAAGTTTGTAACCCCCTTGatccaaatatcaaattcgCAATCTTACAACTGTGAAATAGAAAGGTAGTATTCACTTTCCAATTGACTGGGCAACCATCTCTCACAATGGAGGTGATACCTTAATTTTATGAGCTACAATTCCTAATAAACCCTAGATTTAACTCCTTGGTTACCCAACTTCTTCTTGCCAAGAGTTCATATTTTTGTTGACCCAACACTCTGTCTCTCATCTTGGTGCTACTAAAGTATGAAATTAACTATTAATCTCAAGCAGAATCTCCAGATCATAGCTTGATACAGCCTACACCCATCATGCACATTTCGTCTTTCCATCAATATAACAAAAATGATGGCAAGTTTGATCTTGGTCCAATTAGCAGCCAAATGAAATCACCAGTTTGATTGTTTGGAGCCTATCTAATTCCAAATATTGCTTCTGCACTACATtaacaatatataaatattgtCTTACTGCTCCTAAAAAGTGCAAGAGTATCTTCTCACCACAAAGTTTGTAACCCCCTTGatccaaatatcaaattcgCAATCTTACAACTGTGAAATAGAAAGGTAGTATTCACTTTCCAATTGACTGGGCAACCATCTCTCACAATGGAGGTGATACCTTAATTTTATGAGCTACAATTCCTAATAAACCCTAGATTTAACTCCTTGGTTACCCAACTTCTTCTTGCCAAGAGTTCATATTTTTGTTGACCCAACACTCTGTCTCTCATCTTGGTGCTACTAAAGTATGAAATTAACTATTAATCTCAAGCAGAATCTCCAGATCATAGCTTGATACAGCCTACACCCATCATGCACATTTCGTCTTTCCATCAATATAACAAAAATGATGGCAAGTTTGATCTTGGTCCAATTAGCAGCCAAATGAAATCACCAGTTTGATTGTTTGGAGCCTATCTAATTCCAAATATTGCTTCTGCACTACATtaacaatatataaatattgtCTTACTGCTCCTAAAAAGTGCAAGAGTATCTTCTATGAATGGTACTTATTGCTCATTACTGTGTTCATGTCCAAAAGTTAGAGAAAGCTAGATTTCTCTAGCTCACCAGATCATCAACTAAAAGAAAAGTTCCTCTTACAGAAATTCGACAGCTGGTGGCAATCACCCATTGCATTAGCACAAGAAACTAGATATATACCAGCCCAGCCCCTTCCACCCTGAATCTCTTGCCAGAACCACCcccaaaaaaatcaagaaagcaAAGACAGTattcatatctcagagtacatcACAGAAATTAATTTTGTCAGCTTAAATGATTGCAGGAGTATTTCCTAATTCTATATAACAAGACCCAAAAAAAAGTGACAACAATAACAATGCCTACAATGGGATAGTTATCAGTTATTTCTCCCATCAAGAAAAACATTGTAACATAATGCCCTGCAATAGAAGACATATAAGTATATTCTTTCATAAACTCAAACATTATACATAGGA containing:
- the LOC113727210 gene encoding beta-glucosidase 11 isoform X2 encodes the protein MVDTSLEAYRFSVSWSRLIPNGRGHVNPKGLEYYNNLINELLKRGIQPHVTLLHLDTPQVLEDEYGGWFSRQIVKDFTAYADVCFKEFGDRVLYWTTINEGNVFAIGGYDNGLTPPWRCSFPFGQMCTEGDSVTEPYIAGHNMLLAHSSAVKLYYKKYKAVQHGFVGLNIYSYWFSPYSNATEDVTATQRVIDFYIGWFMHPMVFGDYPDIVKKNAGSKIPVLTPLEPEDAPQNQNDDPSSSLSGILEYLKTAYGNPPTYIHENGQRTERNGTLYDIPRVKYLHSYIGTLLEAIKNGSNTKGYFQWSFLDGLELFGGYERGSGLYYVDLDDKQLRRYRKLSADWYYNFLKGRTIRPDEITEVETGVFGSSTSKASE
- the LOC113727210 gene encoding beta-glucosidase 11 isoform X1 produces the protein MVDTSLEAYRFSVSWSRLIPNGRGHVNPKGLEYYNNLINELLKRGIQPHVTLLHLDTPQVLEDEYGGWFSRQIVKDFTAYADVCFKEFGDRVLYWTTINEGNVFAIGGYDNGLTPPWRCSFPFGQMCTEGDSVTEPYIAGHNMLLAHSSAVKLYYKKYKAVQHGFVGLNIYSYWFSPYSNATEDVTATQRVIDFYIGWFMHPMVFGDYPDIVKKNAGSKIPVLTPRESKLIKGAFDFIGLNHYNLVYVKDNPSSFEMNVRDITADTAASFFLEPEDAPQNQNDDPSSSLSGILEYLKTAYGNPPTYIHENGQRTERNGTLYDIPRVKYLHSYIGTLLEAIKNGSNTKGYFQWSFLDGLELFGGYERGSGLYYVDLDDKQLRRYRKLSADWYYNFLKGRTIRPDEITEVETGVFGSSTSKASE